The proteins below are encoded in one region of Sinorhizobium meliloti:
- a CDS encoding D-tagatose-bisphosphate aldolase, class II, non-catalytic subunit: protein MQENHLIDIARWSERPGPRGIPSICSAHPLVIEAAMLRAHREKAPVLIEATCNQVNQDGGYTGMTPEDFTRFVGAIADRIEFPREKILLGGDHLGPNPWKHLPADEAMAKAEAMITAYAKAGFTKLHLDTSMGCAGEPTALPDATTAARAARLAAVAEDAVGGRGGVLPVYIIGTEVPIPGGALEELDTLEVTAPEAAIETVRVHRAAFEEAGAAGAFSRVVGAVVQPGVEFGNENVIAYDRARAEKLSATLGQLHGMVFEAHSTDYQTPDALRELVADGFAILKVGPGLTFALREALYGLDQIAAFLFPAARERTLAEVTEAVMREEPANWAKYYHGSAEEQRLQRHFSYSDRIRYYWPHPKAAAAVDELMSLLDGVAIPETLISQFLAGSYARVRNGEVAPQAKPLALAAVDAVLQDYFAACRV, encoded by the coding sequence ATGCAAGAGAACCATCTCATCGACATCGCCCGGTGGAGCGAGCGTCCCGGCCCGCGCGGAATACCGTCGATCTGTTCCGCGCACCCGCTCGTCATCGAAGCTGCCATGCTGCGCGCACACCGGGAGAAAGCGCCGGTGCTGATCGAAGCGACCTGTAACCAGGTCAATCAGGACGGCGGCTATACGGGCATGACGCCTGAGGATTTCACCCGCTTCGTCGGCGCCATCGCCGACCGGATCGAATTCCCCCGGGAGAAGATCCTGCTCGGCGGCGACCATCTCGGCCCCAATCCCTGGAAGCATCTCCCCGCCGATGAGGCGATGGCCAAGGCAGAGGCGATGATCACGGCCTATGCGAAAGCCGGCTTCACCAAGCTGCATCTCGACACCAGCATGGGATGCGCCGGCGAACCGACGGCGTTGCCCGACGCCACCACGGCGGCCCGCGCGGCGCGGCTGGCGGCCGTCGCCGAGGATGCCGTCGGCGGCCGTGGGGGCGTACTCCCGGTCTACATCATCGGCACCGAAGTCCCGATACCGGGCGGCGCGCTCGAGGAGCTAGACACCCTCGAAGTGACTGCTCCCGAAGCTGCCATCGAGACCGTGCGCGTCCATCGCGCGGCGTTCGAGGAGGCCGGCGCCGCCGGGGCCTTCAGCCGCGTCGTTGGCGCCGTCGTCCAGCCGGGCGTGGAATTCGGCAACGAGAACGTCATTGCCTATGATCGTGCCAGGGCCGAAAAGCTCAGCGCCACTCTGGGCCAACTTCACGGGATGGTCTTCGAGGCCCATTCCACCGATTACCAGACGCCGGATGCGCTTCGCGAACTGGTCGCCGACGGCTTCGCGATCCTGAAGGTCGGACCCGGCCTCACCTTTGCTCTTCGCGAAGCCCTCTACGGCCTCGACCAGATCGCTGCCTTTCTCTTTCCGGCTGCGCGTGAGCGGACGCTTGCCGAAGTCACGGAAGCGGTGATGCGCGAGGAACCGGCGAACTGGGCAAAATACTACCACGGCTCGGCGGAAGAGCAGCGACTTCAGCGGCACTTCTCCTATAGCGACCGCATCCGCTATTACTGGCCGCATCCGAAGGCCGCTGCAGCCGTCGACGAACTCATGTCTCTGCTCGACGGCGTCGCGATCCCGGAAACGCTGATCAGCCAGTTTCTCGCCGGCAGCTACGCGCGCGTTCGCAATGGCGAGGTCGCGCCGCAGGCCAAGCCGTTGGCACTTGCCGCCGTCGACGCTGTTCTGCAGGATTATTTCGCAGCGTGCCGGGTCTAG
- a CDS encoding GFA family protein has product MITRTGGCLCGALRYEVSGEPLRVGLCHCADCRKESGSSFVTFAVWPTRAFKSSGEVKIFAGRGFCPDCGSRLFNPGEEETEIRVGSLDDAPAALNPQYEIWVVRRESWLPPLPVPQYPGDRSSG; this is encoded by the coding sequence ATGATTACGAGAACAGGCGGGTGCCTTTGCGGAGCGCTGAGATATGAGGTGAGCGGAGAACCTTTGCGGGTGGGACTTTGCCATTGTGCGGACTGCCGCAAGGAAAGCGGCTCCTCTTTCGTGACCTTCGCCGTCTGGCCCACCCGGGCTTTCAAGAGCTCTGGCGAAGTCAAGATATTCGCCGGCCGTGGCTTTTGCCCCGACTGCGGATCGCGGCTCTTCAACCCGGGAGAAGAGGAAACCGAAATTCGCGTCGGTTCACTGGACGACGCCCCGGCCGCTCTCAATCCGCAATACGAGATCTGGGTCGTCCGGCGGGAGAGCTGGTTGCCTCCCCTTCCCGTGCCGCAATATCCGGGGGATCGAAGCTCCGGCTAA
- a CDS encoding ABC transporter permease, with the protein MTQNTAAKAALVRALKQYGGIFLSLVMLCIVFSFFNPRFMTVVNFMNILQQVAVVAIAAFGMTWVILLGEIDLSVGSIIAVAGMVGAQCFAFGMGFAPAIALTLAAGALMGMLNGVLTAKLLLPSFIVTVATMGIYRGMVSLPTNGAPAMIENETWTAIGTESFLGLPIIIWVVAVLFVINQIVLSKTSFGRRAYLTGGNREAAVYSGIKVDRLKILIFMISGVMAAISGVLLSSRLFSAQTNAGMSYELDAIAAAVLGGTSLAGGVGTMVGTLIGALIIGVMNNGMNMLSVPYFYQLIVKGLVILVAVWLDVRAKQAKR; encoded by the coding sequence ATGACACAGAACACAGCAGCCAAAGCCGCCCTGGTTCGGGCTCTCAAGCAATATGGCGGCATCTTCCTTTCGCTGGTGATGCTCTGCATCGTCTTTTCCTTCTTCAACCCGCGCTTCATGACGGTTGTAAACTTCATGAACATCCTGCAGCAGGTCGCCGTTGTTGCGATCGCGGCCTTCGGGATGACATGGGTGATCCTGCTCGGCGAGATCGATCTTTCCGTCGGCTCGATCATCGCGGTGGCAGGAATGGTCGGGGCGCAATGCTTTGCCTTCGGAATGGGTTTCGCGCCGGCAATCGCGCTGACGCTCGCCGCCGGCGCCCTGATGGGAATGTTGAACGGGGTGCTGACGGCCAAACTGCTCTTGCCGTCCTTCATCGTCACGGTCGCGACCATGGGTATCTATCGCGGCATGGTCAGCCTGCCGACCAACGGAGCACCGGCCATGATCGAGAACGAAACCTGGACCGCAATCGGTACCGAGAGCTTCCTGGGACTGCCGATCATCATCTGGGTCGTCGCCGTTCTCTTCGTCATCAATCAGATCGTGCTCAGCAAGACGAGCTTCGGCCGGCGCGCCTATCTGACCGGCGGCAACCGTGAGGCGGCCGTCTACTCCGGTATCAAGGTCGACCGGCTGAAGATCCTGATCTTCATGATCTCCGGCGTGATGGCGGCCATCAGCGGCGTGCTGCTTTCCTCCCGCCTGTTCTCCGCACAGACCAATGCGGGCATGAGCTACGAGCTTGACGCCATCGCCGCGGCCGTTCTCGGCGGCACCAGCCTTGCGGGCGGCGTCGGAACCATGGTCGGCACGCTGATCGGCGCGCTCATCATCGGCGTCATGAACAACGGCATGAACATGCTCTCCGTCCCCTACTTCTACCAGCTGATCGTCAAGGGACTGGTGATCCTCGTCGCCGTCTGGCTCGACGTCCGTGCCAAGCAGGCAAAGCGCTGA
- a CDS encoding sugar kinase encodes MHKILTIGEILVEIIATEKGDGFRKATPLIGPFPSGAPAIFIDQAGKLGQPCAIISRVGGDDFGTVNLERLKRDGVDISGIEVDPLATTGSAFVRYRPDGSRAFVFNIRDSACGKITLDERMTRLVGECSHVHVMGSSLYAPSVVESILAAIGIVKAGGGTVSFDPNLRPEILKSPGMREALLTVLAETDLFLPSGDELFLFTEAKTESQAVAELLASGIKAVVVKRGAAGASYFDAGAALSLPGFPVEEIDPTGAGDCFGATFVSFWLNGASPREALEFAAASGARAVMHFGPMEGASTRAELERFISEQQA; translated from the coding sequence ATGCACAAGATACTGACGATCGGCGAGATTCTCGTCGAGATCATCGCGACCGAGAAGGGTGACGGGTTCCGGAAGGCGACGCCGCTCATCGGCCCCTTCCCTTCCGGTGCACCGGCCATCTTCATCGACCAGGCCGGCAAGCTCGGTCAGCCATGCGCGATCATCTCCCGCGTCGGAGGGGATGATTTCGGCACGGTCAACCTCGAACGCCTCAAGCGCGACGGCGTCGACATTTCCGGCATCGAGGTCGATCCGCTCGCCACGACCGGCAGCGCCTTCGTCCGCTACCGGCCCGATGGCAGCCGCGCTTTCGTGTTCAACATCCGCGACAGCGCCTGCGGCAAGATCACGCTCGACGAGCGCATGACCCGGCTCGTCGGCGAATGCAGCCATGTCCATGTCATGGGCTCTTCGCTCTACGCGCCGAGCGTGGTCGAGAGCATTCTCGCCGCGATCGGCATCGTCAAGGCCGGCGGGGGCACGGTCTCCTTCGACCCGAATCTTCGTCCGGAGATCCTCAAAAGCCCCGGTATGCGCGAGGCGCTGCTTACGGTGCTCGCCGAGACCGATCTCTTCCTGCCGAGCGGAGACGAGCTTTTCCTCTTCACCGAAGCAAAGACGGAAAGTCAGGCGGTTGCGGAACTCCTCGCATCCGGCATCAAAGCCGTCGTCGTCAAACGCGGCGCGGCGGGCGCCAGCTATTTCGATGCCGGGGCGGCGCTCTCCCTGCCGGGCTTCCCGGTCGAGGAGATCGACCCGACCGGGGCCGGCGATTGCTTCGGAGCCACCTTCGTCAGCTTCTGGCTCAACGGGGCGAGCCCTCGCGAGGCCCTTGAATTCGCCGCCGCTTCCGGCGCCCGCGCCGTCATGCACTTCGGCCCTATGGAAGGCGCTTCGACACGCGCGGAACTCGAACGATTCATCAGCGAGCAACAGGCCTGA
- a CDS encoding SDR family oxidoreductase, whose amino-acid sequence MKVTDNQNVSGTNAVSRRKLLAGAGVLATSAAMAGLAQAQSAATPDGTVPGTAGRPRVALVTGSSRGIGAATARQLGRDGYRVVVNCVVNRDLAAQVARDIEASGSPAIWRQADVRDPAAVRALFDAGEEAFGGIDVVVANAGVMHLAPFADMSDEDVNHMFDVNILGSFHTLREAARRVRDGGRIFPLSSTITRFRTETYGPYAASKMAQELYATVLAKELAGRNISVNAIAPGVVNTTLFTDGKTEAELAGFVKRTPHGRLGEPNDIANVISLLCSGGASWVNGQVVYANGGIA is encoded by the coding sequence ATGAAAGTGACAGATAACCAGAATGTGTCCGGTACCAATGCGGTGTCGCGGCGCAAGCTGCTGGCCGGAGCTGGCGTTCTTGCCACATCGGCCGCCATGGCAGGCTTGGCTCAAGCGCAGTCCGCGGCAACGCCGGACGGAACGGTGCCGGGAACTGCCGGCCGTCCAAGAGTTGCACTGGTAACTGGCTCGTCCAGAGGAATAGGTGCGGCAACGGCACGACAGCTAGGCCGCGACGGCTATCGAGTGGTGGTAAATTGCGTGGTGAACAGGGATCTGGCAGCCCAGGTCGCGCGCGACATCGAGGCCAGCGGAAGCCCGGCTATCTGGCGGCAGGCGGATGTGCGGGATCCCGCAGCCGTGCGAGCGCTGTTCGATGCCGGCGAAGAGGCGTTCGGCGGCATCGACGTCGTGGTGGCAAACGCCGGGGTCATGCATCTGGCACCCTTCGCCGACATGTCCGACGAAGACGTCAACCACATGTTCGACGTCAACATCCTCGGGAGCTTCCACACGTTGCGCGAAGCCGCGCGGCGCGTTCGCGACGGTGGCCGGATATTCCCGCTTTCCTCCACCATTACCAGGTTCCGCACGGAAACCTACGGACCTTACGCGGCCTCGAAAATGGCTCAGGAACTGTATGCCACCGTTTTGGCGAAGGAGCTGGCGGGGCGGAACATCTCCGTCAATGCGATTGCTCCGGGCGTGGTCAACACGACACTGTTCACCGACGGCAAAACTGAAGCGGAGCTCGCTGGTTTTGTAAAACGCACGCCCCATGGACGGCTCGGCGAGCCGAACGACATCGCCAATGTCATTTCTCTCTTGTGCAGCGGCGGTGCGTCTTGGGTGAACGGTCAAGTCGTATACGCGAATGGTGGCATTGCGTAG
- a CDS encoding sugar ABC transporter ATP-binding protein codes for MHGSAADTILKITDVTKSFGQVAALKGMRLEVRRGRVHTLLGENGAGKSTLMKILAGVHGATSGEIVLDGQAYRPANPQEAASLGLAIVFQELSLCNNLTVAENILATREPRRFGFINDKALVAKAHRIVADLRLPIDVTEKVGNLSIAQRQLVEIAKGLSHDAKVVILDEPTSSLSDSEAEILFEIIGRLRQRGAAIIYISHRMEEIMRLSDDITVIRDGEYVSTHARDEVTIETLIALMVGRRMDEIYPPPVHHVAADRAPVLAVDRLTREGEFQDVSFDVRAGEIVGFFGLVGSGRSEVMNALFGMKSAAGTVRLDGEVVRFRSPDQAIARGVGFVTENRKEEGLVLGHSVEWNISMAALADFAGGLGFIRNGAERAAASEQVGKLSIKTNSLETPAGALSGGNQQKIVLAKWLLTRPKVLILDEPTRGVDVGAKFEIYKIIRELAAEGTAILLISSDLPEVLGMSDRVVVMHEGAPGATLEGSALTPETIMAHATGFQS; via the coding sequence ATGCATGGTTCCGCTGCGGATACCATTCTCAAGATCACCGATGTCACCAAATCCTTCGGGCAGGTCGCCGCCCTCAAGGGGATGCGGCTCGAAGTCCGGCGCGGCCGGGTTCATACGCTGCTCGGCGAAAACGGCGCCGGCAAATCGACATTGATGAAGATTCTCGCCGGCGTGCACGGGGCAACGTCAGGAGAGATCGTTCTCGACGGGCAGGCCTACCGGCCCGCCAACCCGCAGGAGGCCGCCTCGCTCGGGCTGGCGATCGTCTTCCAGGAATTGAGCCTCTGCAACAATCTGACGGTCGCTGAGAATATCCTCGCCACGCGCGAGCCGCGCCGTTTCGGCTTCATCAACGACAAGGCGCTCGTCGCGAAGGCGCACCGGATCGTAGCCGACCTCAGACTTCCCATCGACGTGACGGAGAAGGTCGGCAATCTCTCGATTGCCCAGCGACAGCTCGTCGAGATCGCCAAAGGCCTGAGCCATGATGCCAAGGTCGTCATTCTGGACGAGCCGACTTCCTCACTCAGCGACAGCGAGGCCGAGATCCTCTTCGAGATCATCGGCCGGCTGAGGCAGCGCGGCGCCGCGATCATCTATATTTCGCACCGCATGGAAGAGATCATGCGGCTCAGCGACGACATCACCGTCATCAGAGACGGCGAATATGTCTCGACGCATGCGCGCGACGAGGTCACCATCGAGACGCTCATCGCGTTGATGGTCGGGCGCCGCATGGACGAAATCTACCCACCGCCGGTGCACCATGTGGCGGCGGACAGGGCCCCGGTCCTTGCAGTCGACCGGCTGACGCGCGAAGGCGAGTTTCAGGACGTGTCCTTCGACGTGCGCGCCGGTGAGATCGTCGGCTTCTTCGGGCTTGTCGGTTCGGGCCGCTCGGAGGTGATGAACGCGCTTTTCGGCATGAAGAGCGCCGCAGGCACGGTGCGCCTCGATGGCGAGGTCGTGCGGTTCCGTTCCCCGGACCAGGCCATCGCCCGCGGCGTCGGTTTCGTGACGGAGAACCGGAAGGAAGAGGGCCTCGTCCTCGGCCATAGCGTCGAGTGGAACATATCCATGGCGGCTCTCGCAGACTTCGCCGGAGGGTTGGGCTTCATCCGCAACGGCGCGGAACGGGCCGCGGCATCCGAACAGGTCGGGAAGCTCTCGATCAAGACGAACTCGCTGGAAACGCCGGCGGGGGCGCTCAGCGGCGGCAACCAGCAGAAGATCGTGCTCGCCAAGTGGCTGCTCACGCGACCCAAGGTGCTGATCCTCGACGAGCCGACCCGCGGCGTCGACGTCGGCGCGAAATTCGAAATCTACAAGATCATCCGCGAGCTGGCGGCCGAGGGAACGGCAATTCTGCTGATCTCCTCCGACCTGCCCGAAGTCCTGGGAATGAGCGACCGCGTGGTCGTCATGCATGAGGGCGCGCCCGGCGCCACGCTCGAAGGCTCTGCCCTCACTCCAGAGACGATCATGGCTCACGCGACAGGTTTTCAATCATGA
- a CDS encoding DUF427 domain-containing protein: protein MSEKPIRIPGPDHPITVERNPGRVVVKLDGRVVADTRDALTLREASYPPVQYIPRNDVDMSLLARTDHGTYCPYKGDASYYSIAAGGERSKNAVWTYENPHDAVREIKDHMAFYPDRVDSIEES from the coding sequence ATGTCAGAAAAGCCGATCAGAATTCCAGGCCCCGACCATCCGATCACTGTCGAACGCAATCCCGGACGCGTCGTCGTCAAGCTCGATGGCCGCGTCGTAGCCGATACGCGCGACGCGCTCACATTGCGCGAGGCGTCCTATCCGCCCGTGCAGTACATCCCCCGCAACGACGTCGACATGTCGCTGCTTGCGCGCACCGATCATGGGACCTATTGCCCCTACAAAGGCGATGCGTCCTATTACAGCATCGCAGCCGGTGGCGAGCGCTCGAAGAATGCCGTCTGGACCTATGAGAATCCGCATGACGCGGTCCGTGAAATCAAGGACCACATGGCGTTCTATCCGGACCGGGTGGATTCGATCGAGGAAAGCTAA
- a CDS encoding SDR family oxidoreductase has product MKTTGNTILITGGGSGIGRKLAQRFNALGNTVIVAGRRMETLEETIAGRQDMYAVAVDVDDRDHIREFAGRVLTEHPALNVLVNNAGIMRREDLSGKRDLRDAEQTITTNLLAPIRLTNELIDHLIRQSEATIVNVSSGLAFVPMSSTPTYNATKAAIHSYTVSLREQLKGKVEVIELAPPAVQTELTPGQSTREGYMPLAAFIDETMTLFLQQPTPREILVERVGFLRWAERNGNFDKAVEMLGSS; this is encoded by the coding sequence GTGAAAACGACGGGAAACACAATTCTCATTACCGGCGGCGGCTCCGGGATTGGCCGGAAGTTGGCCCAGCGTTTCAACGCGCTCGGAAACACCGTGATTGTAGCAGGCCGGCGCATGGAGACGCTGGAGGAAACGATCGCCGGCCGCCAGGACATGTACGCAGTGGCGGTCGACGTTGACGATCGTGACCACATCAGGGAATTCGCCGGGCGCGTGCTGACCGAGCACCCGGCCCTGAACGTACTGGTCAATAATGCCGGCATCATGCGTCGGGAGGACCTGTCCGGGAAGCGTGACCTGCGTGACGCAGAGCAGACGATCACCACTAATCTTCTGGCACCGATCCGGCTGACGAACGAGCTGATCGATCATCTCATCAGGCAGTCGGAGGCGACCATCGTCAATGTGAGCTCCGGTCTTGCCTTCGTGCCTATGAGCAGCACGCCGACCTACAACGCCACAAAGGCGGCAATCCATTCATACACGGTCTCGCTGCGCGAACAGCTCAAGGGAAAGGTCGAGGTCATCGAGCTTGCACCGCCTGCGGTGCAAACCGAACTCACACCCGGCCAATCTACGCGCGAAGGCTATATGCCCTTGGCCGCCTTTATCGACGAGACAATGACGCTGTTCCTCCAGCAGCCGACGCCCCGAGAAATTCTGGTGGAACGGGTCGGCTTCCTGCGCTGGGCGGAGCGAAACGGGAACTTCGACAAGGCCGTCGAGATGCTCGGTTCAAGCTGA
- a CDS encoding AraC family transcriptional regulator, which yields MNALKQAVRTYARCHANRDGLAVTTVPGLRTMCVEDPAGDLHSVYRPLVCFVLQGAKRMIVGSEERVFYGGQSVIVAADMPVVGRIVEASSGAPYLAIAVELEMALLREVAAQIGDTCSLRSSGMQTLFAEDTEGAMLDCASRLMHLLDRPDAVPILRPGIMRELHYWLLSGPHGPALRTLADPDSYAGRLAAAIAILRTEYRSRVPVERLAAAAAMSLTAFHKHFKMMTSLTPGQYQKRLRLIEARRLMLDQGFSASNAAFEVGYESVSQFTREYGRLFNMPPKQDALRARAISSIFKHSQADALGAELH from the coding sequence ATGAATGCGCTCAAGCAAGCTGTCCGGACCTATGCACGCTGCCACGCGAACCGCGACGGCTTGGCCGTCACTACCGTGCCAGGGTTGCGCACGATGTGCGTTGAAGATCCGGCCGGCGACCTACACTCCGTCTACCGGCCACTCGTCTGTTTCGTGCTGCAAGGCGCGAAGCGCATGATAGTGGGAAGCGAAGAACGTGTATTCTACGGAGGACAATCCGTCATCGTGGCGGCCGACATGCCTGTGGTCGGACGGATCGTCGAGGCGAGCTCGGGTGCGCCCTATCTTGCGATCGCAGTGGAACTGGAGATGGCGCTCCTGCGCGAAGTCGCGGCCCAGATCGGCGATACTTGCTCACTACGTTCATCGGGAATGCAAACGCTGTTCGCGGAAGATACCGAAGGAGCGATGCTCGATTGCGCGTCGCGCCTGATGCATCTTCTGGACCGACCGGACGCGGTGCCGATTCTGCGGCCCGGCATCATGCGGGAACTGCATTACTGGCTCCTATCGGGTCCGCATGGTCCTGCGCTGCGGACGCTTGCCGACCCCGACAGTTATGCCGGCCGCCTGGCTGCCGCCATAGCGATTCTCAGGACCGAGTATCGCTCGCGCGTGCCTGTCGAACGCCTCGCAGCGGCAGCGGCGATGAGCCTCACCGCATTTCACAAGCACTTCAAGATGATGACCTCGTTGACGCCGGGACAGTATCAGAAGCGACTGCGTCTCATCGAAGCACGACGTCTCATGCTCGACCAAGGCTTCTCGGCAAGCAACGCGGCATTCGAAGTGGGCTATGAAAGCGTTTCCCAGTTCACGCGCGAGTATGGTCGGCTCTTCAACATGCCGCCAAAGCAGGACGCTCTCCGCGCTCGAGCCATTTCATCAATCTTCAAGCACTCTCAAGCGGATGCATTGGGCGCAGAGCTTCATTAG
- a CDS encoding substrate-binding domain-containing protein, with translation MNMPRILKTLVAGTALTLLASGAFADGIGASLLTQQHPFYIELAEAMKAEAKEKNVALEVAIANQDLNKQLADVEDFIVKGVDVIVISPVDSQGVRAAIAKAEKAGIKVITVDVPANGATVTSHIGTDNFTGGVKAGELMAEVLGNKGKVAIIDYPTVQSVVNRVNGFKEAIAKHPEMEIVATQTGITRAEALAAAQNMLQANPDITGIFGFGDDAALAAAVAVKAAGLESQVKVIGFDGMKEARDAVDGNPVMVGVIQQFPDQMGKQAIDTAVKVVAGETVPAEQPIVPGVYTGK, from the coding sequence ATGAACATGCCCCGCATTCTCAAAACTCTCGTCGCCGGCACCGCGCTCACATTGCTGGCATCCGGCGCCTTCGCCGACGGCATCGGCGCATCGCTCCTGACCCAGCAGCACCCGTTCTACATCGAGCTCGCCGAGGCGATGAAAGCCGAAGCCAAGGAGAAGAACGTCGCGCTCGAGGTGGCGATCGCCAATCAGGACCTCAACAAGCAGCTCGCCGACGTCGAGGACTTCATCGTCAAGGGCGTTGATGTGATCGTCATTTCGCCTGTCGACAGCCAGGGCGTACGCGCCGCCATCGCAAAGGCGGAAAAAGCCGGCATCAAGGTGATCACCGTCGACGTTCCCGCTAATGGCGCGACGGTGACGTCGCATATCGGCACCGATAATTTCACCGGCGGCGTGAAGGCGGGCGAGCTCATGGCCGAGGTTCTCGGAAACAAGGGCAAGGTCGCCATTATCGACTATCCGACCGTTCAGTCGGTGGTCAATCGCGTCAACGGCTTCAAGGAAGCGATCGCCAAGCATCCGGAAATGGAGATCGTCGCGACGCAGACGGGCATCACCCGCGCCGAAGCCCTCGCTGCCGCACAGAACATGCTGCAGGCCAATCCCGACATTACCGGCATTTTCGGTTTCGGCGACGATGCGGCCCTTGCCGCGGCCGTTGCCGTCAAGGCCGCCGGACTGGAATCGCAGGTCAAGGTCATCGGTTTCGACGGCATGAAGGAAGCACGCGATGCCGTCGATGGCAATCCGGTGATGGTCGGCGTGATCCAGCAATTCCCGGACCAGATGGGCAAGCAGGCGATCGACACCGCCGTAAAGGTCGTCGCCGGCGAGACGGTACCGGCCGAGCAGCCGATCGTACCGGGCGTCTATACCGGGAAATAG
- a CDS encoding catechol 1,2-dioxygenase, with protein MKQTRRTVLQSLLAAPPAMIFTGSSAHVWAQLSALPLTPACETGSVSTPQQTQGPFYRPNAPQRNDLTADAGSRRRFSLRGFVFDTGCRPVPEAMVEIWHADERGEYDNDGYRWRAYQLTDDAGRWGFDTILTQHYSFRTAHYHIRVQPRGGEVLTTQLYFPDHPRNHGDRLFDPRLVMALDDDRSTGRFDFVVPSL; from the coding sequence ATGAAACAGACGCGCAGAACTGTCCTACAGTCATTGCTGGCCGCACCGCCAGCTATGATTTTCACCGGATCGTCCGCCCATGTTTGGGCGCAGCTCTCGGCACTCCCTCTCACGCCTGCATGCGAAACGGGATCAGTGTCCACGCCGCAGCAGACGCAAGGTCCATTCTACCGTCCCAACGCGCCGCAAAGAAACGATCTCACGGCCGATGCCGGATCGCGACGTCGGTTTTCCCTGCGCGGTTTTGTGTTCGATACCGGCTGCCGGCCAGTGCCGGAGGCGATGGTCGAGATTTGGCATGCAGACGAGCGTGGCGAATATGACAACGACGGCTATCGCTGGCGCGCCTATCAGCTTACCGATGATGCCGGTCGGTGGGGTTTCGACACGATCCTGACGCAGCACTATTCGTTCCGCACGGCCCATTATCATATCCGCGTGCAACCACGAGGCGGCGAGGTGTTGACTACCCAGCTCTACTTTCCCGACCATCCTAGAAACCACGGCGACAGGCTGTTCGATCCGAGGCTGGTCATGGCGCTCGACGATGACCGGAGCACTGGAAGGTTCGACTTCGTCGTCCCAAGCCTCTGA